ATAACGAATGCCCGCCACCGGGTCGAGTCCTTTTTCTCGTCGAGCCCGCAGGTACTTGCTCAAGAAATGGATGGTGTCATCGACCACAATACCCAACGTCATCGACGCCACCATGGCAAGCGCCATCCCTACACGACCATCAAAGAACCCCCACAAACCGAAGCCAATCATCACGGGAACCAGATTCGGGATCAGTGAGACAAGCCCCATCAACCAGGAGCGTAAGGTCACGATCAATATCAGTGAAATCGTGATGAACGCGAATGTCGTCCCCGTCAACATCGACTTGATGTTACGTTGACCAATGTGGGCAAACATCAAATTGGGACTGGCTGCAAAAAATTCAATATCAGGCGCATTTTGATGCAGCCAGTTTGAAAAGCGTTCTTCAATGGCCAGCATCTGCGTGCTGGTCAAATTCTCAAACGTGATAAAGACACGTGTTGCCGATTTGTCGATATTGATCTGATTGGTCAAATCCAAACCATAGGGAAGGCTCATTTCGTAGAGCAGCAAATACTGCGCGGCAAGCTCACGCGACTC
This is a stretch of genomic DNA from Gammaproteobacteria bacterium. It encodes these proteins:
- a CDS encoding RND transporter, whose protein sequence is ALDSGQKGGISEPKFLQEVDAFVEWARQQKEVRNVNSVTDIIKRLNKNMHGDDPAYYRLPESRELAAQYLLLYEMSLPYGLDLTNQINIDKSATRVFITFENLTSTQMLAIEERFSNWLHQNAPDIEFFAASPNLMFAHIGQRNIKSMLTGTTFAFITISLILIVTLRSWLMGLVSLIPNLVPVMIGFGLWGFFDGRVGMALAMVASMTLGIVVDDTIHFLSKYLRARREKGLDPVAGIRYAFSHVGVALSVTTVVLVAGFGVLAFSTFKANSDMGVLTAATIGLALLIDFFLLPPLLLRVEEKHHE